The following is a genomic window from Lysinibacillus sp. G4S2.
TGTATTTTGTAATTTATTTACTTCTGTTACCTCTAAAAGCGTATCAAATAATTCATAATGATAGAGAGGTCCTAAATATTTTAAATGTTGCTCAATAATTCGTGAACCTGGTCCGGGAATATACTTTGAAACAGCTGACGTAATAATGCCATTTAACATGATTGTTGGAACGATTGGCTTCTGAAAAGGTGTCGTGGCAGCATAATCATGTTGGATATAAAGCGGATTACTATCATTCGTAAGCCCTAAATAAAGCAGTAAATCCTTATCTTCTATCTTTTCGGTAATATGAATCTTCTCGCCAACTGTAATTTCTTCAATAGTGAGACCAAGCTTACTGTTTTTTTGAAGCAAAGATACGCCAACCCCTTTTCTATCATGCTACCTTCATAGTATCAATTTTATTCTAAAAGTACAACGAAAAGCAGAACAACCATTTTATCAATGTTCTTCTCCATAACGTGTGGATGATTTCCGTTCCAACTGGGCGCTTTGTTGCTGACGCTTCGCTTTCGCACAGATAAAACATTTGTTGTTGCTGTCGCTTCGCTTTCGCACAGATAAAACATTTGTTGCTGTCGCTTCGCTTTCGCACAGAAAACATTTGTTGCTGACGCTTCGCTTTCGCACAGAGCAAAGCTTCCTGAGAGTCTCCTCAATTCTTCAGTTATGGCACCACCCAAATTTTAAAAAACTACCTCATATTGAGATGGTTACCTCTTTCTAGCTATTCACATTCTTTTCTTTAAATAAAATGAGCAAAACCCTGAAACACAAAGGCAGGCTATAAACGTCCAGAAGTTAAAAAATAAATGATTAGAAAAAGGATTTAAATAGGATATTTCGTATTCAAAATATGGATTGATTTCATTTCGAAATGAAACGATTCGGTAAATTGTCACTCCCAAAATCAGCAAAAACACCCCTGAATAGCAGGCTTGAAATAGTTTCCTTTTCACTAAAAAACGTTCATGTAACTTTTCAAAAACAAACATCATTGCAAAGAAAAAATAAAGAATAATTAACATCGGAAACATAACAAACATTAAGCCTGGGTTTCCATTTCCTCCAATAAAATTGTCACCTGTGGGGTCGAATGAAGTAGTAGTCATATTAGTGAATGCAAAACCGACAACACTTACAACTCCTGAGATAAAAATACTTAGCCAAAAAAGAAAACGCATTATACTCCTCCTCAGCAGACTTGCTCCGTTAGTGAAAAAGCGAATGCTCTAATTGAACAATCACACCAAATAGTTTAAGTATAATACTTCACAATTCCTTCCAGAGTTGGCTCCTGCTACTCAATCAAGAACCTCTCCCCGTTTTCGTCAAATGCATGCTTAAAATCAAATGCAAAAGGAGTTGGACCATGCTGAATACAATAATTGTATCTCTTAAATGCCTCTTCCCATGAGACATCCTTCACCTTTTCAGTCCACCAAACTACATAAGAAAGGTGTTTCTCTGGATATGGCTCGGATCCATTTGCTTCTATCTCGTAATGCTTGTATATGCTGTCCTGAATAGGTAAAGCGATATAAGGATTGAAGACTTCTCCATACCGTTAGCGTAAGTATAGGAGAACCCTTCCCCTTTACGGCTTCTTCAGGGAATGGGACTCCTTCAGGTGAAAATGTCTCTATAAGTCCTGATTTAGTTGCCTGACGATATACTTCATTTCCCACTTGATAAAAATCACGAGAGGTAGGGTGGTCATAGGGGTGGTTTAGCCTACCAACAGTATAGATTGACACTAATGCCATAAAAAGCCCTCCATCTATAGTCTTTTTATACATATATTTCGAGTTAAAATGTGGAAGTTCCTTCTTCAACTCTTCGTTAGTTTAATAACATTTCTTCATAATCTTTAAATCCATTTTAATATAATATCCAACAAAAAAATCAACACTAAGAAAAATGAACCGCTCCGTTCGTGAAAAAGCGATCGTTCTAATTGAACAATCGCACCTGTTAGCCATCCATGTCGCATAAAATCATCGCTACACCATAGAAAATGAAAGATTATAACGTTCTTTCATGCGAGTTTAATAATTCCTACCAAAAATTTCTATCAAAAAAAAAAAAAAAAAAAAAAACAGAAGCATATAATTACCTGCACAAAGACAAATTGCAACTTGACAGGTGTGTTGATTAACCATTTTTATACATTCGAAGAGGCTGATTTCCGCTACGAGCTACTCGCTTTGTCGCTGACCCTTCGCTTTCCCGCAGGAGTCGAGTAGCCCTACACTACAATCAGTTAAAATAGAAATATATCGGCAAAGTAGTAATAAAAAAATCGGCGAATTGTAAAATCAGATTAGACACTGTATAAAAAAATGCATCAAATCGGAAAAATCGTGTATTATTGGAGTTCCTACACAACAATATACAAAGGAGATTTTTCGATTTGATGCAAAAAAAGCTTAACATAAAAGGAACTCAAAAGAAACCCAGACTTACTGAAATTCAACGTGGAAAGTTAGAAGCTTACCTTGATGAAGGGAATTTATCAAAAGCTGAGATTGCCCGTAGATTGGGTGTTTGTCGTGCTACTATATATAACGAAATCAAGCGTGGAACTACTACACAAGTGAGGATAGTAAATAGTAAACGAATCTATACCACGAAGTACTTCGCTACAACGGGTCAAGCAATCACTGAACGAAATGTGGCTCGTTCTCGTAACCCTTTGAAGGTGAAGCGAGTATCGGCTTTTCTAGAATACGCAGATCAATTAATGAAGGAAAAGGAGTGGTCTCCAGACGCTGTTGTTGGTCGTACATTGCTTGATGGTAAGTTTCGTCGTGAAGAAATGGTTTGCGCAAAAACTCTTTATGCGTATATAGATCTTAGGTTGTTGAAAACTAGAAATTCTGACTTAGTTTCCAAGACATCGCGTAAAACAAAGACAGTACGTAGGGCTAGAAAAAATATAAAATGTTTAGGCGAAAGTATTGAAAAACGCCCACAGCACATTGAAACACGAGAGGAATTTGGTCATTTTGAAATCGATTCAGTGATCGGTAGAAAAGACAAAGAAGATGATGTTTTATTAACACTGATCGAACGGAAAACGCGTCGAGAATTTATTTTCAAAATGGACGGTAAGGATGCGGATTCCGTGAACTATGCGATTGAAACCATTCTAAAGAATTTTGGGGAGTTAGCACCTAAACTATTCAAATCCATTACAGCAGATAACGGGAGTGAGTTTTCAGAGCTTGCGGAAAAATGCCAAGAGTTGATGGGGATTTACTTCACACACCCCTACTCATCATGGGAGCGAGGAACAAATGAAAACCACAATAGAATGATTCGTAGATGGTTACCAAAAGGAACGTCCATAGAGAACTACAGTAGATCTTACATCCAATCTGTAGAAGATAAAATGAACCACTTGCCACGACGAATACA
Proteins encoded in this region:
- a CDS encoding IS30 family transposase, coding for MQKKLNIKGTQKKPRLTEIQRGKLEAYLDEGNLSKAEIARRLGVCRATIYNEIKRGTTTQVRIVNSKRIYTTKYFATTGQAITERNVARSRNPLKVKRVSAFLEYADQLMKEKEWSPDAVVGRTLLDGKFRREEMVCAKTLYAYIDLRLLKTRNSDLVSKTSRKTKTVRRARKNIKCLGESIEKRPQHIETREEFGHFEIDSVIGRKDKEDDVLLTLIERKTRREFIFKMDGKDADSVNYAIETILKNFGELAPKLFKSITADNGSEFSELAEKCQELMGIYFTHPYSSWERGTNENHNRMIRRWLPKGTSIENYSRSYIQSVEDKMNHLPRRIHGFKTPHEMFEEELKRLRESA
- a CDS encoding DUF3291 domain-containing protein — protein: MALVSIYTVGRLNHPYDHPTSRDFYQVGNEVYRQATKSGLIETFSPEGVPFPEEAVKGKGSPILTLTVWRSLQSLYRFTYSGQHIQALRDRSKWIRAISRETPFLCSLVD
- a CDS encoding MaoC/PaaZ C-terminal domain-containing protein, which produces MLQKNSKLGLTIEEITVGEKIHITEKIEDKDLLLYLGLTNDSNPLYIQHDYAATTPFQKPIVPTIMLNGIITSAVSKYIPGPGSRIIEQHLKYLGPLYHYELFDTLLEVTEVNKLQNTITVSVHSYNEQKQLVIEGTLLVTPPIAL